ctaatataaccgatgtctgatcaaacatttcacatcgggcaactaatctaaccgatgtctgatctagcatttcacatcggtttgttcaaaagaattttaataaatggcttttagagcatgtagatttcatgttttaatggataaatacctcataatatactcatatttacctaaaaatactgtaatataagctgaaatttgttgcaaatacatcacatttaatcttacaaccgatgtatagcactataatagacatcggctgttaaccgatgtcaaaggctgatgacatttaacatcacacgcgaagacatcggttcaaatttcttttaacatcggttctgaaccgatgtctgatcccatatttctagtagtgcaTCAAGATAATGGTGAAGAAATCATGAAGCCTCTCAATCTCTTGAAATCACTCCTCCTCAGTTTTTAAATACTTTAAGTTCTATCTTGTCAAGTACGCAGACTCAAGACAGTACTCCACCAAAAAACTTAGAAGCCTACATGATGTATATTAGAGCTGCAATTTTGTCTCTACTGAACCTGTCATGTTCGAAAAAGCTGAAAATATGATGTTCGACGGAAGGCCATGGAAGAAGAAATCAAAGTGATAGAGAAAAATCAAACATGAAAGCTTGTGGAACGTCCCAAATCTAGAAATGTCATTGGACTGAAGTGGATTTATAAGACGAAATTGAATCCAGATGGAACACTACAGAAACACAAAGCTAGAATCGTAGCCAAAGGTTATTCACAAAAACCTGGAGTTGAATTTGGTGAGACATTTGCTCCGGTGGCTAGACCCAAAATAATTAGAGAAGTGATTGCATTGGCAGCTCAAAAAAAGTGGCCCCTTTATCAACTCGATGTAAAGTCAGCTCTTTTAAATGGGACTCTTACGGAAGAAATATATGTTGAACAATCTCAAGGATTTATTATTAAGGGGGAAGAAGATAAAGTGTATAAATTAAAGAAGGCGGTGTACGAGCTCAAGCAGGCTCCATGGGCCCGGTATACTGAAATTCATTCTTATTTCATGAAAAATAGTTTTAAGAAGAGTAAGAGTGAGCCAAATTTGTCGTGAAGATCAAAGGTACTAAAGTGTTAATTGTCTCCCTTTATGTTGATGATTTGGTTATAACATGGAATAATACTCAGATCATTCAAGATTTTGAAGATGACATGCTAAAAACTTATGAGATGAATGATTtggatttattaaattattttcttgGAATAGAAATACATCAGGGAGCTGATGGCATTTTTATTTCACAAGGAAAATACACtgagattatactaaatagatttaaaatgtttaaaatgtttggttgtaaatcaGTCAGTGTTCCATTACAGGTTAATGAAAAAATTAAGCATGATGATGGTGCAAATAAGGTAGATGCTTCTGCATATCGGAGCTTGATTGTGAGTCTTTTATATCTAACATCCACCCGGCTTGATATAATGTATGCATCAAGTTTATTGTCCAGGTTTTTGCAAAATCCAAGTCAGATTCATTTCGGAGCAACCAAGAGAGTTTTACGATAACTACAAGGAACTATTGATTATGGCATTTTTTATAAATCTGTGAAGAATTCAAACCTTAATGAATTATTTAGTTTTACTGATAGCGGCTGGGCAGGATCAAGTGATGATTGTAAGAGTACTTCAGGGTATGTTTTTTCTTTTGGTTCAGGAGTATATTTGTGCGCCTCAAAGAAGTAGAAGTGCATAGCACTTTTGTCAGCAGGAGCCGAGTATGTTGCTGCATCAAAATCCGTTTCTCAATCGACATGGGTACGGAGAATTCTAGATGATACTGGATGGGAACAAAAAGGTAGCAGAGTAATTTATTGCGACAACAACTTTGCAATTGACATTGCTCAAAATCCTGTTAGCCATGACACATCTAAGCAATTTCATTAGAGAAGTAATTGAAGAAGGAGTGGTAAAGATGGAGTTATGTCACACGAATGATAATCTAGCAGATATTTTTACAAAGGCGCTCTGAAAGAAGAAGTTTCATTACCTTCAGCAACAGCTTGAAATAATCAGAAAAGACAAGAATCCAGAGAGACATATCTctaaaaatttctgaaataatttttCTAAGTCAATCTATGATCTTAAAGAGGCATGTACTAGTATAAATCAGATGTCCTGTAGTCTCCGGATGATATAAGAAtgattaataaaaaaaataagatcaatctttcttcatttttccactatgattttattttattttagagcTCTACAGTAGCAACTCATATACCTCAGTTCCTGTTTACTCATACATCTCGTGTTTATAAAATAACCAACATCAGTCTCGTATATATTTTACCATAACAAAGAATCAAAAACAACCTTTAATAATAGGgtactaattaattaataaaataagggaCACAATCTCTTACGTTCGTCTGGACTTCATTATTTCAATCAATTGGGGGCAAGAGTAATTTAAGAAACCCCTAATATTACAAATGCGGAAATTATAAATAAACCGAAAAGTATACGCACTACATCAAATTAGGTTGTTTACTACGGATTTTTGGAAAGAAATCATCGTAATTGAATTTTCGTAGCTTTTGCTCGAGTGGTGAGTTCAAATTTTCGTCTTAAATTCACATTTTAGCGTAAGTTAAAGCATCACTTTAACAATTTAACATTAATAAACTTCAGACAGAACCAATCGTTGTATATTACTCAATATTTTCAATTGAATAATCGTCATAATTTTCATATGAGACTTGCCTTTAAAATTATAATGGAACATTGGTGCCAATGTAGCAGGTGCCAATGTAGCCAATGGTACATTGGTACATACAAAGTGCTTCTATAAGAATCTTTAAATCGATGCACACACGATTGGGTTTTATTCATGATGGCATCAGAATTACGATTATCTTACGGACATGATCGTTAATATCTCAATATTACGTACCTTTCCAACCCTCCCCTCCCCCGTGTGCAATTGCCTTCGCATGACGTATCACATGATGAAGGGTCTATGCCTACCGAGGGCATCTCCATGCCCTCGAAAGCCGTAAACCCCTAGCATTCGCAAGCCATGAACACCAAAGGTTGTTCCCGTAGTCGTTATTTCCGTAAGTAATTGGTCCCATATTACGATCTTATCCTCTAACATTACACGTGTAATTCACTTGGGTACCCTGTCATCCCCTCCCCTTTTCCAGTAATACCTTTTTCCTCTAGCTGCCTAGGAAAGGGGAAATAAAATGGATTACGGAGGAGAGAGAAAGTCAGGTACAACCAGACAATTAAAAAATACACTCTCTACCGATAATATTCTACCGATAATATTCGGAAACTATAACCTTAACCATCGATTCATattgaaaaagaaagaaaattGTGCAGGTACTGATAAAGTTGGAGAAATCTGATGAAGAAAAAACAAATTTGTAGCTCATATTCTACGTTGGAGAGATACTAAATCCCTCTCGGTCATGAGAGGAAGCAATTTGGAGAGGATCGGAGGCGAGAGGGCTACGTCGAATTTTTTCATTCACATGCTCGAGTCTAAGCAATGCAAAGAAGCAAGTCTCGTAATCTAGCTAGCTATTTATTTTTTGAAATGACAAGTCCCATAAATTTTTATGCCAACAGGATTATCAAACATTTGTCAAAACCATAAGCTCAAAACAACTAAAGAATACAGAAGATGGtttaaaaaaagaaagaaagaaagaaaggaATTATCTCTTCTTTTAATTACTTcctgattttttttaaaatatgagAAAAATATGGATTTAAACAGTAAAAAGAATTAAAAAATGGATATCGTTTAGTGTAGAGTAAGTGGTGTCGTGTGCAAAATTGTCTGATATATACAGTATACATAATTATCCCCAAGGAGAAAGTCAGAAGTATGTTTCAAAAAAGAAAATTATGTAatcttttatttttgtttttgaaaTCAGGAAACACCATTTGTCAATCACTAGTTCACAACTTGGTGAAAAATCACAAGCAAAACACAAAGGAGAGACGCGGTGATTAAAATCCTAAACAAGCATAATTTAAAACTTTCACCAcaaaaacaaattttaaaatctaATTGTCTAAGTTCAAAACCTGCAGTCATATCTATCTATAATCTTTAAAGTTCAAGCAAAACataaaaactaaaccaaagtatcTCCATCAAAAGTtgttataaaaagaaaaataaaaggaAAGATGAGTTCTTGCTGCCAGGTTCCTATTAATTTCTGTAACAGATGCATGCTCACTGAAATCACATTAAGCCTCTATCTTCTATCTGCCCTTGATCATCTCCGATCTCCTTCCTGCAAAATACTAGCAATTAgcaaattttaattttaattatttctccttatttttcaaaaaaataaaataaatacataaaataATATGCCGATAATATATAACTGCATATTCATAATCTACAATCCCGTGACTTGCTTGATCTAAATatagaattgtatatatatacacatgtgCCACGTTAAGAGGATAAAAACATATACAGAAGACAAACGTACAAAACAGTTTAATTTTTGCTGTCCACCAAGATTTTCAGAGACAGAGAGACCTTATTATACTGCATACCAGCTATTCAAAATATCCAGTGGTACCTATGTGTATATGTTAATTTGCATTATTTTTCCTATATGTTATAGACATTAATGTGTAACAAAGCTAGATATAGAGGGTACCTGAAAGCTAGATCAGAGGCCGCGGCGAGACTGAACAAAAGGGTTAGGCTCAGCTGATGTGGTTGCTTCACTATCCGGCGAGTCCATTCCATTCCCTTTAGGATCCTCCTCCATTCCACTACTAAAGCTTGTTATCCTTTTCCCCATGCCTAGAAAATCCCTTGTAAGCTTGTCACAGTATCCGCTTTGAACACTCATTTGCCGCTCCCCAGCAATACTATTATTCTCCCTGTCCTCCAATTCTATGCCATCATCATGATCATTCTTCACATTGTACATTGCTCCTCCATAAGGATTATTCATCGCACCTAATTCGATCCCACTTACGAATCCCCCATGCCCATAACTTCCGCCACCTGCATTAATTGCGTTGTACATTTCAAATGTACCAGTACTAGCCCTACCGCCACAACTCATAATTCCATCTCCAAACACTCCACCATAGTACTTAACTCCGCTAGACGATGAGCTTCCCAAGCCCTTCATTAAGGCGGCGCTGCTTGAAGAGCTTCCCATGAGCGCCGCCTTTTGAAGGAGAGCTGTAGCTGATAACTGCGGAGACTGAATAGTACTAATATTATTATAAACAGGAGGAGGATCAGCACTCATCATTAAACCAGTGAATAGACCGGGGGTGTTCATGTTAAGATCAACCTCGTTATGAGGACTGTCCACATCAGCACCGCTATTAAATCCCAAGTTGAACATAGGGCCAGAAGAAGTGTTGTTTGAGAAGCCCTGAAGCCCGGAAATATCGGAGAATCTTTGGAAATTGTGCTGCTTAGGTTCCGGTGGCTGGACAGGCATTGTCAGAGGGTGGATTGGTCGAAAAGCGGATCCAACAGACTGTCCTGATAGTAATCCAGTGAAGGAAGTTCTCGGGGGAGGTGTTGGTGCACCAAGTCCAAAAACAGGAGATGTTGGTTCTTGATGGTCAGCTGAGATGATTGGCCCGGTCGATCCCAAGCTGCTAATTACGCCACTAGCGTGTGCGTGTGCGTAAATAGTGGCCGCCATGGTGCTCAATGATGAGGGGATAAATGCTTGACGTGCCGTCTCTTGAGCAAGCGCATCGCAGAAGGCGCGGTGAGTCACAAAGCTGTCACGCCTAGCACCACAATTCCAGATTATAAAATCAATGTATACACACATATTACATGTATAACATATATCTACAAAAAATATTTGAAACAAATAAAATCAACTAGTAGATGACAATTATGTATTTTTCATGTTTTAAGCTATGTTGTAACCATGAATATTTACATCAAACAATGTACataatattttagaaaatatcaTATAATTTTTCTCATTTGTCAAGGGGCCCATGTAACATAAAACTGTAGACTGTAGGATCCAAAACGGGTCCactagaaaaaataaataaaaaccaTCACTTCACGACTAATATGAACCCTCCTTAAACATGCAAAACTTACAAAGTCTTATTGGTAACAGTTTGTCAGTATTTGCTTATCATATCGTAATATTAATGAATATCATTCAAAGTAGCAATGTAACAGATGAAATTACAAGAAAATACCTTAATTTGGAAAATACTAAAAATGATTTTATATATAAGTTTACAAGAAAACAACGAATTTAGAACGGTTGATGATAATAGAAGTCCACTACTCTATTTGGAATTAGCTAGAGTATATATATGTAAATCATGGTTTCTTCATTTATTGATCAAGTGATAGTAATTAAAAAGGTATTAACTGAATCATGAATATATTCTAAAGATGATTACTGACTGCCCATTTATACATGAATATGAAGCAAAAATTACgaatcaattaaaatttatattattaaataagaAGTTTGCTTCATTATGGTAGGGTTTCTTATATTTATCAAAAGATTAAAAAATAATATCACCAAAATGGGGATATATGTGGTATGTCGACAGACATATCTAGCCAAACACACAGCAAATGAATTTGGTATTTAACTTATACATAAAAATACATGAATATTAAACGACAAAGGGTATAAGAAAGACGAAAAACTCCAAAATAAAGAAAGATGATGAACTGGTAACTGGTTCAACAATTTTTCAAGGTTTGAAGTACAAAATCATGGCATTTTGTATAGATGATTGAAAATGGAGTTTAATGAAGGGAATCCAATATATCCAATAATATCTTTGAAGCTATTCTATCTTCCACACACATTTTACCCAAATTCCAAACACAA
This sequence is a window from Apium graveolens cultivar Ventura chromosome 9, ASM990537v1, whole genome shotgun sequence. Protein-coding genes within it:
- the LOC141682610 gene encoding protein indeterminate-domain 4, chloroplastic-like, giving the protein MAASSSATLFGLKEEELKNHPNPQHSSGVPNSIMASSESAAAPQRKKRNQPGTPSPDAEVIALSPDTLMATNRFVCEVCNKGFQREQNLQLHRRGHNLPWKLKQKTNRDVRKKVYLCPEPGCVHHDPLRALGDLTGIKKHFSRKHGEKKFGCEKCNKKYAVQSDWKAHSKTCGTKEYKCECGTTFSRRDSFVTHRAFCDALAQETARQAFIPSSLSTMAATIYAHAHASGVISSLGSTGPIISADHQEPTSPVFGLGAPTPPPRTSFTGLLSGQSVGSAFRPIHPLTMPVQPPEPKQHNFQRFSDISGLQGFSNNTSSGPMFNLGFNSGADVDSPHNEVDLNMNTPGLFTGLMMSADPPPVYNNISTIQSPQLSATALLQKAALMGSSSSSAALMKGLGSSSSSGVKYYGGVFGDGIMSCGGRASTGTFEMYNAINAGGGSYGHGGFVSGIELGAMNNPYGGAMYNVKNDHDDGIELEDRENNSIAGERQMSVQSGYCDKLTRDFLGMGKRITSFSSGMEEDPKGNGMDSPDSEATTSAEPNPFVQSRRGL